Proteins found in one Geomonas subterranea genomic segment:
- a CDS encoding cyclase family protein codes for MRIHDITVALSPDLPSYPGDPSVTVEPWHRIAKGDAANLSRITLGSHSGTHIDPPRHFNDAGITVDEIPLDLLIGQARVVEIPHARNIGRNELEPLQLKGVERLLIKTGNSEFWSEREFRTDFAALTVEGAHYLHHLKVKLVAVDYLSVEPMDGDGEVHRILLNGGIPVIEGVNLTGVAAGDYQLICLPLKLKDGDGAPVRALLVDNPGAAEQGFDPHTSRWPLS; via the coding sequence ATGAGAATCCACGACATCACTGTCGCGCTGTCACCCGATCTCCCCTCCTACCCGGGGGACCCTTCCGTCACCGTCGAGCCCTGGCACCGTATCGCCAAGGGGGACGCCGCCAACCTTTCCCGCATCACACTCGGCAGCCACTCCGGTACCCATATCGATCCCCCCCGCCATTTCAACGACGCCGGCATCACGGTTGACGAGATTCCGCTCGACCTCCTCATCGGCCAGGCACGGGTTGTTGAGATCCCCCACGCCAGGAATATCGGGCGGAACGAACTGGAGCCGCTGCAGCTGAAGGGAGTGGAAAGGCTTCTGATCAAGACCGGCAACTCGGAGTTCTGGAGCGAGCGGGAGTTTCGCACCGATTTCGCCGCGCTGACGGTGGAGGGGGCGCACTACCTGCACCACTTGAAGGTGAAGCTGGTGGCGGTCGATTACCTGTCGGTGGAGCCGATGGACGGGGATGGCGAGGTGCACCGCATTCTTCTGAACGGGGGGATCCCGGTGATCGAGGGGGTGAACCTAACAGGGGTCGCGGCGGGGGACTACCAGCTGATCTGCCTGCCGTTGAAGCTGAAGGATGGAGACGGGGCACCAGTCCGTGCGCTCCTGGTCGACAATCCCGGGGCTGCGGAACAAGGTTTCGATCCGCACACCAGCAGGTGGCCTCTTTCATAA
- a CDS encoding peptidase U32 family protein, translating into MSLKQNDTVTNKPELLSPAGSLEAFFAAMEKGADAVYAGLRDFSARAKAKNFTLSQMERMTAYAHAHGKKVYVTLNTLIKENELPLLIDNLAALEAMRVDGVILQDMAVARLAREFFPGIPLHASTQMTIHNSLGVRQLEELGFERVVLARELHIDEIKTIVASSRAEIECFIHGALCFSISGQCFFSSFLGGHSGNRGRCAQPCRRQYKHKGKEGYYLSTNDFSSIEMIPQLIEAGVHSLKIEGRMKSAEYVARVIGAYRMVLDAAPGQHAAKVAEAKELLKLSFGRVPTKGFLASHNPTDIATPSIKGATGRYLGDIREIRGNRISFDTRDALHVGDRIRVQPKSDMAGRAFTIKELYLGGKKVMNARENTLVSTPSPFPFKLGDSVFKVSSETAFTMSENACLRRLEGVKGGSIPCRLTLSYQDQKLKIDAKVLGSDLSTEFELGELEASRTSDMEGVLRAQFSKSGDTQFTLASLSAPDFPALMIPPPVLKDIRRRFYAWLSEQSLGALKDRSAQNRERALAALVGKRPSPSRGKEELAVKLEHVKEWHELHRDLVDTVVLPVSKANLHQFGPFARKLKGSEHKVIWQLPFIIFEADLPFYQEAVQGIMRAGFKRFELTNLSHFQFFKGTDAELNTDYRLFSLNSQALLSWQELGVSRATLYIEDDRANLAQLLSSNLKIDRGVLLFAPVPVITSKIAIKDMKGDAPLASDRGDLYSVKVKDHLTVVSAQTPFALTQYRSDLRGLGCSRFLLDLSALQQQERERVLEAYRKGVAVPGASEFNFSTGLV; encoded by the coding sequence ATGTCATTAAAACAAAACGATACCGTCACCAATAAACCCGAATTGCTCTCACCCGCAGGCTCCCTGGAGGCCTTTTTCGCCGCGATGGAGAAAGGCGCCGACGCGGTCTACGCAGGCTTGCGGGACTTCTCCGCCCGCGCGAAAGCGAAGAACTTCACCCTCTCCCAGATGGAGCGCATGACCGCGTACGCCCATGCCCATGGCAAGAAGGTCTACGTCACCCTCAACACGCTCATAAAAGAAAACGAACTGCCGCTGCTCATCGACAACCTGGCCGCCCTGGAGGCGATGCGGGTTGACGGCGTGATCCTGCAGGATATGGCCGTGGCGCGCCTGGCGCGGGAGTTCTTCCCGGGCATCCCGCTGCACGCCTCCACGCAGATGACCATCCACAACTCGCTGGGGGTGCGCCAGCTCGAGGAGCTCGGCTTCGAGCGCGTGGTGCTGGCCCGCGAACTGCACATCGACGAGATCAAGACCATCGTGGCGTCGAGCCGCGCCGAGATCGAGTGCTTCATCCACGGCGCCCTCTGCTTCTCCATCTCCGGGCAGTGCTTCTTTTCCTCGTTCCTCGGCGGGCACAGCGGCAACCGCGGACGCTGCGCGCAACCTTGCCGCCGCCAGTACAAGCACAAAGGGAAAGAAGGGTACTACCTCTCCACCAACGACTTCTCCAGCATCGAGATGATCCCCCAGCTCATCGAGGCGGGCGTCCATTCGCTGAAGATCGAAGGGAGGATGAAATCGGCGGAGTACGTGGCCCGCGTCATCGGCGCCTACCGCATGGTTCTGGACGCGGCGCCGGGTCAGCACGCGGCCAAGGTTGCCGAGGCCAAGGAACTCCTCAAACTTTCCTTCGGCCGGGTGCCGACCAAGGGCTTCCTCGCCTCGCACAACCCGACCGACATCGCCACCCCCTCCATCAAGGGAGCCACCGGGCGCTACCTGGGGGACATCAGGGAGATCCGCGGCAACCGGATCAGCTTCGACACCCGGGACGCGCTGCACGTCGGCGACCGGATCCGCGTGCAGCCCAAGAGCGACATGGCCGGCCGCGCCTTCACCATAAAGGAGCTGTACCTGGGGGGGAAGAAGGTGATGAACGCCAGGGAGAATACCCTGGTCTCGACGCCGTCGCCCTTCCCGTTCAAGCTGGGCGACTCGGTGTTCAAGGTCTCCTCCGAAACGGCCTTCACCATGAGCGAGAACGCCTGCCTCAGGCGGCTGGAAGGAGTCAAGGGGGGGAGCATCCCCTGCCGGCTCACCCTCTCCTACCAGGACCAGAAGCTGAAGATCGACGCCAAGGTGCTCGGCAGCGACCTCAGCACCGAATTCGAACTGGGCGAACTGGAGGCCTCGCGCACCAGCGACATGGAAGGGGTTCTGCGCGCGCAGTTCTCCAAGAGCGGCGACACCCAGTTCACCCTCGCCTCGCTGTCGGCCCCGGACTTTCCCGCGCTGATGATCCCCCCCCCCGTCCTCAAGGACATCCGGCGCCGCTTCTACGCGTGGCTCTCAGAGCAGTCGCTGGGCGCGCTCAAAGACAGGAGCGCGCAGAACCGGGAAAGGGCGCTGGCCGCCCTGGTGGGGAAACGCCCGTCGCCCTCTCGCGGCAAGGAAGAACTCGCCGTCAAGCTCGAGCACGTCAAGGAGTGGCACGAGTTGCACCGCGACCTGGTCGACACGGTGGTCCTGCCGGTCTCCAAGGCGAACCTGCACCAGTTCGGCCCCTTCGCGCGCAAGCTCAAGGGGAGCGAGCACAAGGTGATCTGGCAGCTCCCATTCATCATCTTCGAGGCGGACCTCCCCTTCTACCAGGAGGCGGTGCAGGGGATCATGCGTGCCGGCTTCAAACGTTTCGAGCTCACCAACCTGTCCCATTTCCAGTTCTTCAAGGGAACCGACGCCGAGCTGAACACCGACTACCGGCTCTTCTCGCTGAACAGCCAGGCGCTCCTCTCCTGGCAGGAACTGGGGGTCTCGCGTGCCACCCTCTACATCGAGGACGACCGCGCCAACCTTGCCCAGCTCCTCTCAAGCAACCTGAAAATCGACCGCGGCGTGCTGCTCTTCGCGCCGGTCCCGGTAATCACCTCGAAGATCGCCATCAAGGATATGAAGGGGGACGCGCCGCTCGCCTCCGACCGCGGCGACCTCTACTCGGTCAAGGTGAAGGACCACCTCACCGTGGTGAGCGCGCAGACGCCGTTCGCCCTGACCCAGTACCGAAGCGACCTGCGCGGGCTCGGCTGCAGCAGGTTCCTGCTCGACCTTTCCGCGCTGCAGCAGCAGGAACGCGAGCGGGTGCTGGAGGCGTACCGCAAGGGAGTAGCCGTCCCGGGCGCCTCGGAGTTCAACTTCAGTACCGGGCTCGTGTAA
- a CDS encoding YqaA family protein, which yields MHEWLVNYGFYSLFLLSFLAATLLPLGSEWLVVTLLIGGQNPVAVVMVATAGNYLGALSTYWIGLYGGDFLRRRVLRMDEATTLKAERFYERFGSLSLLFSFLPVIGDPLCLVGGVLQVGFIRFSLLVLTGKLARYAAVAWLTLEGAAL from the coding sequence ATGCACGAGTGGCTGGTCAATTACGGGTTTTATTCCCTGTTTCTGCTGAGTTTCCTGGCCGCCACCCTGTTGCCGCTCGGCTCGGAGTGGCTGGTCGTGACACTGTTGATCGGGGGGCAGAATCCTGTCGCCGTGGTCATGGTCGCCACCGCCGGCAACTACCTGGGAGCGCTCAGCACCTACTGGATCGGCCTCTACGGCGGCGACTTTCTGAGGCGCCGCGTGCTGCGCATGGACGAGGCGACGACGCTGAAGGCGGAGCGGTTTTATGAACGCTTCGGTTCGCTGTCGCTTCTGTTCAGCTTCCTGCCGGTGATCGGCGACCCGCTCTGCCTGGTGGGCGGCGTGCTGCAGGTCGGTTTCATCCGCTTTTCCCTCCTGGTCCTGACCGGCAAGCTGGCGCGTTACGCGGCGGTCGCCTGGCTCACCCTGGAGGGGGCGGCACTCTGA
- the hslO gene encoding Hsp33 family molecular chaperone HslO, protein MTDYLVRAIAKSGSVRALACVTTGTVSEICRRHGTLPTATAALGRSITAGALMGAMLKTGQRVALRFEGNGPLKKIVIEADSDGSVRGYVGDPQVHLLRSDGALDVPNALGRAGFLTVAKDLGLKEPYRGTVQLYTSGIAEDLALYLVESEQIPSAVGIAEFIEQDGQVTACGGFLIQAVPPIDPLVVEGLMDRIEKLPPLSELLRGGKTPEEIMAMLLSEMEYDVLEKRTIAFACSCSRERIERVLISMGKKELTSLLKEQHGAEVTCEFCGERYRFSEADLERLIAEVDSAKT, encoded by the coding sequence ATGACAGATTATCTGGTGCGCGCCATAGCCAAGTCGGGGAGCGTGAGGGCACTTGCCTGCGTCACCACAGGCACCGTCAGCGAGATTTGCCGGCGCCACGGCACACTCCCGACAGCCACCGCGGCGCTGGGACGCTCGATAACCGCCGGGGCACTCATGGGAGCCATGCTGAAGACCGGCCAGCGGGTGGCGCTGCGTTTCGAGGGGAACGGCCCGCTGAAGAAGATCGTGATCGAGGCCGACAGCGACGGCAGCGTGCGTGGTTACGTGGGCGACCCGCAGGTGCACCTGCTTCGTTCCGATGGTGCCCTCGACGTCCCCAATGCCCTGGGACGCGCTGGTTTTCTCACCGTCGCCAAGGACCTGGGGCTCAAAGAGCCATACCGTGGCACCGTTCAGCTTTACACCAGCGGCATCGCCGAGGATCTCGCCCTGTACCTGGTGGAGTCAGAGCAGATCCCGTCGGCAGTCGGGATTGCCGAGTTCATCGAACAGGACGGCCAGGTCACCGCATGCGGCGGCTTCCTGATCCAGGCCGTACCTCCCATCGATCCCCTGGTGGTCGAGGGTTTGATGGACCGGATCGAGAAGCTCCCCCCTTTGAGCGAGTTGCTGCGCGGGGGGAAGACGCCGGAGGAGATCATGGCGATGCTCCTGTCGGAAATGGAGTACGACGTGTTGGAGAAGCGCACCATCGCCTTCGCCTGCAGTTGCAGCAGGGAGCGTATTGAGCGGGTGCTGATCTCGATGGGGAAGAAGGAACTCACCTCCCTGCTCAAGGAGCAGCACGGCGCAGAGGTCACCTGTGAATTCTGCGGCGAGCGTTACCGCTTCAGCGAAGCCGACCTGGAGCGGCTGATCGCGGAAGTAGACTCCGCCAAGACCTAA
- the aroF gene encoding 3-deoxy-7-phosphoheptulonate synthase, translating into MIVVMKAGAPKKERDAVTKRIKELGYTPHIIRGTTRDVIGAVGDERGKSVLQTLESMQGVESVVPILQPYKLASKEVKKEPSVVRISDTLSIGGKELVVMAGPCSVENEEQIIESAKAVKAAGAQMLRGGAFKPRTSPYSFQGLEEEGLKLLAKARDLTGLPFVTEVIDPESVDLVASYSDMLQIGARNAQNFALLKKVGQINKPILLKRGMSMTIQEFLMSAEYIMSEGNQSVILCERGIRTFETATRNTLDLSAIPVLKSKTHLPVVIDPSHGTGNYHYIAPMSYAAVAAGADGLIIEVHPDPEKASSDGPQSLKPKKFQALMDRLRLFAEAAEKTL; encoded by the coding sequence ATGATCGTGGTAATGAAGGCAGGAGCGCCGAAGAAGGAAAGGGACGCCGTCACCAAGAGGATCAAGGAACTGGGCTACACCCCGCACATCATCCGCGGCACCACCCGGGACGTGATCGGCGCGGTCGGGGACGAGCGGGGCAAGAGCGTGTTGCAGACGCTCGAGTCGATGCAGGGAGTGGAGAGCGTGGTTCCCATCCTGCAGCCCTACAAGCTGGCTTCCAAGGAAGTGAAGAAAGAGCCGAGTGTCGTGCGCATCTCCGACACCCTCTCCATCGGCGGGAAGGAACTCGTGGTCATGGCCGGCCCCTGTTCCGTGGAAAACGAGGAACAGATCATCGAGTCCGCCAAGGCCGTCAAGGCGGCAGGCGCCCAGATGCTCAGGGGGGGCGCCTTCAAACCCCGCACCTCACCCTACTCCTTCCAGGGGCTTGAGGAAGAAGGACTGAAACTCCTCGCCAAGGCCCGCGATCTCACCGGCCTCCCCTTCGTCACCGAGGTCATCGACCCCGAAAGCGTCGACCTGGTCGCCTCCTACTCCGACATGCTCCAGATCGGTGCCCGCAACGCCCAGAACTTCGCCCTGTTGAAGAAAGTGGGGCAGATCAACAAGCCCATCCTGTTGAAGCGCGGCATGTCCATGACCATCCAGGAGTTCCTGATGAGCGCCGAGTACATCATGAGCGAGGGGAACCAGTCAGTGATCCTGTGCGAGCGCGGCATCAGGACCTTCGAGACCGCCACCAGGAACACCCTCGACCTCTCCGCCATCCCCGTGCTCAAGAGCAAGACCCACCTTCCCGTGGTCATCGATCCTTCCCACGGCACCGGCAACTACCACTACATCGCGCCGATGTCGTACGCGGCGGTCGCCGCAGGCGCCGACGGACTGATCATCGAGGTGCATCCCGACCCGGAGAAGGCATCTTCGGACGGCCCCCAGTCCTTGAAGCCCAAGAAGTTCCAGGCACTGATGGACCGGCTGCGGCTCTTCGCCGAAGCGGCGGAGAAGACGCTGTAA
- a CDS encoding RluA family pseudouridine synthase produces MILTARIDAEQSGLRLDDAAKALFPQLSKGEIRRVIDWGGCNINQVLVRVASRQVKEGDEVALGLMEAERCVELVYQKHELLYEDKDFLAVYKAVGVNSQRTPYQLKGTVEYAVECYMKSIGLRDPSRVVHRLDRGTSGVMFFPKHKQAATLISNLLKEGKVQKTYWALVSGSPDQQSWKVDAPLDRVNKFRYGVSHRGKPARTVFNVLGEGRGVTAIEAKPLTGRTHQIRVHLAHSGFPIIGDESYGGIPASRMMLHCRAMRFTGPRGKVIEAVAPLDADFLAAAPEGAFEEREQPAQ; encoded by the coding sequence ATGATACTCACCGCACGGATAGACGCTGAACAGTCCGGATTGAGACTGGACGACGCAGCCAAGGCGCTGTTCCCCCAACTCTCCAAGGGGGAGATCCGCCGGGTGATCGATTGGGGCGGCTGCAACATCAACCAGGTGTTGGTCAGGGTGGCGTCGCGCCAGGTGAAGGAAGGTGATGAGGTCGCACTGGGGCTGATGGAGGCGGAGCGCTGCGTCGAGCTGGTGTACCAGAAGCACGAGCTCCTGTACGAGGACAAGGATTTCCTGGCCGTGTACAAGGCGGTCGGCGTCAACAGCCAGCGCACCCCGTACCAGTTGAAGGGGACCGTCGAGTACGCCGTGGAGTGTTACATGAAGAGCATCGGGCTGCGGGATCCCTCCCGCGTGGTGCATCGTCTGGACCGCGGCACCAGCGGCGTGATGTTCTTCCCCAAGCACAAGCAGGCGGCGACGCTGATCTCGAACCTCCTCAAGGAGGGGAAGGTGCAGAAGACCTACTGGGCGCTGGTGTCGGGTTCGCCGGACCAGCAGAGCTGGAAGGTGGATGCGCCGCTGGACCGGGTCAACAAGTTCCGTTATGGCGTGTCGCACCGGGGGAAACCTGCGCGCACCGTGTTCAACGTCCTTGGTGAAGGGCGCGGGGTGACCGCCATCGAGGCGAAGCCGCTCACCGGGCGCACTCACCAGATCCGCGTGCACCTGGCCCACTCCGGCTTTCCCATCATAGGCGACGAGAGCTACGGCGGCATACCCGCCAGCAGGATGATGCTGCACTGCCGGGCCATGCGCTTTACCGGGCCGCGCGGCAAGGTGATCGAGGCGGTGGCGCCGCTCGACGCGGATTTCCTGGCGGCCGCGCCGGAAGGGGCGTTCGAGGAGCGGGAGCAGCCGGCGCAATAA